The Streptomyces sp. NBC_00659 genomic interval GCGTTGCGCCAGAACTCCTGCTCCAGTCCCTGGTTGGAGGCCGCGCCGCCGGCGAAGCTGGTGAGCTGGCCGCGTCCGACGTGCCGGAAGACGTCCATGAGCCACAGCCGGTCCTGGGCCGCCGCGTACCCGGCGCCGTACTCGGTGCCGTAGCGGGTGGTGCCGGTGATGTGCGGGACGCCCTTCTTCTTGTCGCGGACGATCGTCACGTCGGTGCGGCCGCCGGGCTTGGTGGTCGACTCGACCTGGTTGGAAGCGACGCCGAAGGAGGCGTCGTTGAAGAAGTCGTTGATCTTGGCGTCGGTGAGCGCGGAGTAGCCGGAGGGCAGGCTGCCGTAGGGGCCGAGCTGGTCCTCGGCGTGAGCGGGCTGGGTTCCGAAGGCCTGGTTGAGCAGGATCTGGGCGAGGGTGGCGTTGCCGTTCTCACCGGGCGGCAGGATGTCGGAGCACTGACCGCCGCAGTAGTCGTTCGCGGCGGCCTCGGCCGAGGTGTCGGCGGCGGCCGCAGGGGAAAGCGGCGACAAAAGACCGGCAATGAGCACGCATAGGGATGCCGCCTTGAGGAACTTGGGGAATCTGCGGGGAGTTCTCAGTCTGTCCAAGGTGGTGCGTGGGGTGCTCGGTGGCATGTCAGCTCCTACCGACGGGGGGTGGGCCGGACGTTACCGCCGGTATCCCCGAGTTTGAAGATGAACATGCGTCAGTTTTTGGGATTCACAGCGAGTGAGGGCGTACCGGCGGTCCGGCGGACGGACGGCCGGCGGCGACGGGAGGCGTGGTCGGGACACTCGGCGGGTGGCTCGCGGGGGGTCGTCGAAAAATTGGATGGAGCCGAATCGCTTGTCGATACGTCTACTCGACGACGTCCGTACGGGACGGCGCCGAAGTGACCGGAGTACAGGTGCAGGTGTGACGGAGGTGCAGGACGATGGCCGGTTTCCGGAGTCTGGCGAGACAGGCGCGAGATCCGAGGTGTGATCTGGCGCTGCGGCGGTACTCACTGCGCAAGTGCCTGGAGCGGTTCGCCCCTTACGGGCATCGGGCGACCTGGGACCATCTGTGTTCCCGGGCCGGGTTCGACCCGGAGGACCGCTCCCCCGATCCGGCGCGGCTCGTGGCCGCACTGGACGAACTGGAGGAGGCCCGCTCCGTCTGGCTCGCCTACGAGGTCGCGTTCGCGCAGCGTCGCAAGAAGGAGAAGCACGACGGGCTGCGCAGGCCGGGCAGTGTCGACGACTGGCACCGGCTGACCTGGGGCGGCTTCGGTGTCGCCTGGTGCGACGACCCCCGTGTCCACCCCCATGAACCACTGGCCGAGGTGCTGCGCCGGCTGATCGCGGCACTGGAGCGCGAACCGGGCACCGTCTGCCCCGTGTGCGCCGGTGAGCGCCTTGTCTGGATGTACGAACTGGCCCACGAACCGTCGTCGGGTCCCGTCTGCACGAGCTGCGGAATCGTGGTGCCGCGGCCCGTCCTGACCCCGGAGGCGCTGGCCGACGCCAGGCGCGGCCGGCTGCTCGTGTCCGCGTGAGTGCCCCGTCCGGCCGAGCCGGGCCGGGCGGCGGACCCAGGGGGTGAGCCGCCGGCCGCGGAAGGTCCGTGGCCTGGCGCGTACTTGCCGCAGCACCGGGTCGGCCGGGAGTGTCCCGCGCCGACGGGGGACTCGGTGCGGCTCCGTGCGGACGGAGCCCGGACCGGCACGGCGCCACCGTCGTGCCGATGCCGCCCGGACGACGGTCCGGCCGACGGCCGGTGCTCTCTTCGTCCGGGCCGCGGCCGAGGCGGTGGTCCGCCCCCGTGCGCTACGACGCCGGATCCGGACCGGGCTGCGAGGTGTCCTCTGTCGCCCACGAGGACCGCACCCGACTGATGCCGACGGCCGCCCGACTGGCGCGGGCGTGCGCCGGGATCGCGGTGACGGTACCAGCCGTAAAACCGCTGGCTCCAGCCGTTTCTCCCGCGGACAGTTGGGGGCGATGAAGAACCCCTGAGCGACCCCTGGAGTCCCCCATGTCGACGCTGCGCGTCACCGCCGAAGTGCTGACCGTCCACGAGCATCCGAACGCCGACGCGCTCGAACTGGCCCAGGTGGGTCTGTACCGGGCCGTGGTCGCCAAGGGCGCGTACCGCACCGGCGAGTGGGCGCTCTACATCCCGGAGCAGTCGGTGCTGCCGGCCCCGCTGATCGAGGAGCTGGGGCTGACCGGACGTCTGGCGGGCAGCTCGTCGGACCGGGTCAGGGCGGTGCGGCTGCGCGGCGAGCTGTCGCAGGGGATCGTGTGCCGCCCGAAGGCGCTGGCGGACGTGGACCTGGCGCGGGCCGCCGAGGACGGCACGGACTTCGCGGAGTTCCTCGGCATCGTGAAATGGGTGCCTCCGATCCCGCCCACGATGAACGGCGATGTCGAGGCGGCGCCCGATCTGCTGCCCTGGGTCGACATCGAGAACATCCAGCGGTACCCGGACATCTTCACGCCGGGCGAGCCCGTCGTCGTGACGGAGAAGCTGCACGGCTCGGCCTGTCTGCTGACCTACCTCGCCGACGAGGGCCGCGTCCATGTGTCCTCGAAGGGCTTCGGCTCCAAGTCCCTGGCGCTGAAGGAGGATCCACGCAATCTGTACTGGCGCGCGGTGCGCGGGCACGGTGTCGCGGAGGCGGCCGCCGGGATCGCCGAACGGCTGGGCGCACGCCGTGTCGGCATCTTCGGCGAGGTGTACGGGGCCGGTGTGCAGGACCTGTCGTACGGCGCCGACGGCCGCCGCGAGACGATCGGTTACGCCGTGTTCGACGTGTCCGCGGAGATCGACGGCGAGGTCCGCTGGCTGGACGCGCAGGAGCTGCTGGCGGGCGAACTCCCCCTCGCACCAAGGCTGTACGAGGGGCCGTACGACGTCGAGCGCGTCCTGGAGACCGCCTCCGGCCGGGAGACCGTGTCCGGGCGCGGGCTGCATCTGCGCGAGGGGGTCGTGATCCGGCCCGGGGCTCCGGCTCCCGGCGGACCGGAGGGGACCTTCGTCGCCGCCGAGCGGTACAGCCCGGTGACGGGAGGACGGGCGATAGCGAAGGCGGTCAGCCCGGCCTATCTGACCCGCAAGGGCGGCACGGAGTACGAGTGACGTGCTCGCGGGCAGGGCGAGGCGGCTGACGCGTCGGGGGCGGGGCTGTCGAGGACCACGCGTCAGCGGCAGTCCCCCGCCGCCGGTTCCCGGCGCGGCCCGGGTTCGCACGCGGCCGCCGGCCCACGCTCCCGGGGAGCCGGCGCCGGCTGCGTTCCGGCCCGCTCCACCATGAGGCGGGAGCCGGCCCGGCGCTCGCCGAGGACGTCGTCGGGGTTGGAGAGCACACAGGTCTCCAGGGAGAGGCAGCCGCAGCCGATGCAGTCCGTGAGGTGGTCGCGCAGCCGGCCGAGCTGTTTGATGCGCTCGTCCAGTTCGGAGCGCCAGGCCCGGGACAGCCGGGCCCAGTCCTCCCGCGTCGGGGTGCGCTCCTCGGGGAGCTCGGCGAGCGCCTCGCGGATGGTGGCCAGCGGGATGCCGACGCGCTGGGCGGCCCGGACGAAGGCGACCCGGCGCAGCGCGTCACGGTGGTAGCGGCGCTGGTTGCCCGTGGTGCGGCGGCTGCTGATCAAGCCCTTGGACTCGTAGAAGTGCAGGGCGGAGACGGCCGCGCCGCTGCGGGCCGACAACTGTCCGACGGTCAGCTCGTGGACCGTCTCGGGGATCTGGGGCACTCCTCCAACCTACCCACCGCGCCACGTGTCCGGTCCGTTGACATGCGCCGCCCGGCCGACCATGCTAAGCAGTCGCTTAGACTATGAGATGCGGGAGGCCAGGGACATGGCAGAGCCGAGGACGTTCGCGACGGTCGACGAACTGCGGGGCGCCGTGGGCGAGCAGCTGGGACACACGGACTGGGTCGAGATCGAGCAGAAGCGCATCGACCTCTTCGCGGAGGCCACCGGCGACCACCAGTGGATCCACGTCGACCCCGAGAAGGCCGCGACGGGTCCGTTCGGCACCACGATCGCCCACGGCTATCTCACCCTGTCGCTGCTGCCGCTCTTCGGCCCGCAGCTGATCAGCGTCGAAGGCGTGAAGATGGGCGTCAACTACGGGACGAACAAGGTCCGTTTCCCCGCCCCCGTTCCGGTCGGCTCGCGGCTGCGTGCCACCGGGACGATCACCGCGGTGGACGACGTGCCCGGTGGCGTGCAGGTCTCCCTGGCCTTCACCGTGGAGCGCGAGGGCGGCGACAAGCCGGTCTGCGTCGCGGAGTCGGTCTCTCGTTACTACCTCTGAACCGCGTGCGGGTCGGGCCCGGCACCGGCGCGTGCGGGTCGGGCCCTGCGCATGCGGGTCGGACCCGGCGTGTACGCGTCCGCCGGCCCGGCCCCGGCCGAGTCCGGGGACGGGCACAGGACCGGCCGGGCCCTACTCCTTGAATCCCACCATCCGCCGGACCAGGTCGGCGTAGAGCGCGCCGACCTCGTCGGGCGTGCGGGGGCCCTCGACGTTGAACCAGCGGGCCACGTCGATGCACAGGGACAGTACGGCGACGGTGGTGCCGGGGACGTCCGGGACGTCGAACTCGCCGGTCGCGACACCGTCCTGGATGATGCCGCGGACCTCCGCGTCGACCTGCCGGCGCAGCGCGATGATCTCCGCGCGGGCGTCGGGGCCGAGGGCCTCCAGCTCGTACTGGACGACGCGGGCCGTGGTGTGCTGGCCCGCGTGCCACCGTACGAAGGAGCGCACGGCGTCGGAGAGCCGTTCGGCCGCCGTGCCCTCGGCCTCGGCGGCGGTGCGCACGATGTCGAGCGCCTTGTCGTGGCCGATCCGGCTGATCCGGTGGAGCAGCTCTTCCTTGGTCTTGTAGTGGATGTACAGCGCGGCCGGGCTCATGCCCGCGCGGCCCGCGATGTCCCGGGTCGTCGTCGCGTGGTACCCGCGCTCGGCGAAGGCCTCCACCGCGGCCACGAGCAGCCGCCGCGCCGCGTCAGGGGTCACCTCGGACCACGGCTGCATCTCGCCGCCGGTCGTCTCCTGCGCCGCACTCATCGCTGTTCGCCCCTTCTTCACTGACAGGGTGAACACCATACCCCCGAACCTGAGCGAGCGCTTAGCGCCTTCGGCCAGGTCATGGCCGCGCGGGGATCAGAGCTTCTCGAACGGGTCGTACACCCGGGTGCCGGGACGGCCCCCGTCCTGGCGGTCGCGGATCACCTTGGCGAGCGTGAAGGAGGACGTCACCAGATAGAGGACGGCGATGGCCAGGAAGCCCCGTACCCACGCGTCGGCCTGGAGCTTGAAGATGCCGAGCGCGGTGGCGGCCATCGCGACGGAGAAGGAGGCCACGGCCTGTCCGTAGAAGGCGGCCGTGTTCTGCTGTTTGACGGGTGTCTCGGTCATGGGACAAGGGTCGGCGGATGCGGCCGCCGCCACATCCGCCCTCGTACTCAGGCACGTACTCAGAGTCAGAACGCCGAGACACCCGTCAGGGCGCGCCCGATGACCAGTTTCTGTATCTGGCTGGTGCCTTCGTAGAGGGTCATCACCCGGGCGTCGCGCAGGAGTTTGCCGACCGGGTACTCGTCGATGTAGCCGTAGCCGCCGTAGACCTGGAGGGCGTTGTTCGCCGCGCGCACGGCGGCCTCGGAGGCGAAGAGCTTGGCCTTGGAGGACTCGGTCGCGAACGGCAGTCCGCGGTCGACGAGGTCGGCGACCCGCCAGGTCAGCAGCCGCGCCGCGTCCACGTCGACGGCGATGTCGCTGATCAGTTCCTGGACGAGCTGGTGGTGGGCGATCGTCTTGCCGAACTGCTCCCGCTCGGTCGCGTACGTCACCGCCGCTTCCAGGGCGGCCTGGGCGATGCCGACGCAGCCCGCGGCCACCGACATCCGGCCCTTCGCGAGTGCCGACATGGCCACCGTGAAGCCCTTGCCCTCGGGGGCCAGCATGGCGCTCGCCGGCACGCGTACGTCCTCGAAGGCGAGTTCGGCGGTGGCCTGGCCGCGCAGCCCGAGCTTGCCGTGGATGGTGCGGCGGGTCAGACCGGGGGTGTCGGTGGGCACCAGGAAGGCGGAGACGCCCTTGTGGCCCGGGCCGTCGGTGGAACGGGCGAAGAGCAGCACGACATCGGCCCAGGTGCCGTTCGTGATGAACATCTTGCTGCCGTTGATCACATAGTCGTCACCGTCGCGCACGGCCCGCGTCGACAACTGGCCCGCGTCGGAGCCGGTGCCCGGCTCGGTGAGCCCGAAGCAGCCGACGTACTCGCCGGAGGTCAGCCCCGGCAGCCAGCGCCGCTTCTGCTCCTCGCTCCCCCAGGCGGCGATCGACTTGGCGACAAGCCCGAGCGAGACGGAGACGATCCCGCGCACGGAGGAGTCACCGCGCCCGAGTTCCTCGGTGACCAGACAGTACGCGAGGTGGTCGCCGCCGCTGCCGCCGTACTCCTCGTCGATGGTGAGGCCGAGGAAGCCGACCTCGCCGAGCTTCTTCACGATGGACCGGTCCACGTCCTCCGCGCGGTCCCACGCGACGACGTGCGGGGTGATCTCGCGGTGCACGAAGTCCTTGGCGAGCTGCCGGACGGCGGTCTGCTCATCGCTGAGCCCAAGGTTCATGCCGGGTCACCCCACAGGTAGCTGACATCGGATAGCGGACTTTGAAAGCCGTACATTTAAATTAGCACTGCTAGTTTGTTGGCGCAGCCCTACTATGTGCGCCATGGCCCGACCGCGCAAGCCCCTCCTCAGCACCGACCGCATCGTCGAGGCGGCACGGTCGCTGGTGGACGCCGAGGGTCTGGCGGCCGTCTCGACCCGCCGGCTCGCGGCGGAACTCGGGGTGAGCGGGCCCTCCCTCTACAACCACTTCCGCACCAAGGACCAGATCCTGGAGGCGGTCGCGGACTCGGTGAGCGCCCAGGTCGAGCTGTCGATGTTCCAGGACGGCCGCGACTGGCGGACCGCGCTGCACGACTGGGCCGTCTCCTACCGCGCCGCCCTGCGCGACCACCCGAACATCGTCCCGGTCCTCGCGCGCGGACCGGGCCGCAGGCCGGCCGGGCTCCGGCTCGCCGACGCCGTCTTCGGCGCCATGGTCGAGGCGGGCTGGCCGCCGGCCCAGGCCACCTCGATCGGGGCGCTGATGCGGTACTTCATCATGGGGTCCGCGCTGGGTTCCTTCGCCGGCGGCTTCGTGGACGACGAGAGCGCCTACGACCCGGACGACTATCCGCACCTGGGGCAGGCGCACCTCCTCGCCGAACAGCAGGAGAAGATCGACGAGCGGGCCTTCGAGACGGGACTCGGCGCGCTGCTGGACGGCCTCGCCGTGCAGTACGCGAGGCTGGTCCGGGAGGGCTGAGCGGGCCGGTCCCCGGCACGGCACCGGGCTCGGCTCCACACGCGACGCCGGGCTCGGACGTGCGCCGACCTGCGCGTCCGAAATCCGCGCGACCCACGGCCGCGGCCCGCCTAGCCTCGGGGCATGATGAACACCTTCCCTGTCGCACCGCCCGGTCGGCGTGCGCAGTTGCTCGCCGCCGGTGCGGCGGCCGTCACCGTCGGCCTGTGGGCCTCCGCGTTCGTCTCGATCCGCAGCGCGGGCGCCGCGTACTCGCCCGGCGCGCTGGCACTGGGGCGACTGCTCGCGGGAGCCCTCGTACTCGGAGCCGTGTGCGTGGCGCGCGGCGAGGGGCTGCCGCCGCGCGGCGCCTGGCGCGGGATCGCGATATCCGGGGTGCTGTGGTTCGGCTTCTACATGGTGGCTCTGAACTGGGGCGAGCAGCAGGTGGACGCCGGTACGGCGGCGCTGGTGGTGAACATCGGCCCGATCCTGATCGCCCTGCTCGGCGCGCGGCTGCTGGGGGACGCGATGCCGCCGCGACTGCTGGCCGGTATGGCGGTGTCGTTCGCGGGCGCGGTCGCGGTGGGGCTGTCGATGTCCGGTGGCGGTGGTTCCTCGGTGCTCGGTGTCGTGCTGTGCCTGCTCGCCGCCGTCGCGTACGCCGGCGGGGTCGTCGCGCAGAAGCCCGCGCTCGGGCGCGCGAGTGTGCTCCAGGTGACGACCTTCGGCTGTCTGGTCGGGGCCGTGATGTGTCTGCCGTTCGCGGGTCAGCTCGTCCACGACGCGGCCGACGCACCCGTCTCCGCGACCCTCAACATGGTGTACCTGGGCGTCTTCCCGACCGCGCTGGCTTTCACGACGTGGGCGTACGCCCTCGCCCGGACGAGCGCCAGCCGCATGGGCGCGACGACGTACGCGGTGCCCGCCCTCGTGGTGCTGATGTCCTGGCTGTTCCTCGACGAGGTCCCGGGGCTGCTGACGCTGGCGGGCGGGGTGCTGTGCCTGGCGGGTGTGGCGGTCTCGCGCTCCCGGCCGCGCCGGGGGCAGGCGTCGGCGGAGCCGCCCGTACCGGGTGCCGCCGCCGGACCGGCCGCCGTGCCCGATGCGGCACCCGCGCCGGCCCCGACGGCGGCTCCGGCGCCCACGACGGCCCCGGGGACGGGGAACCGGACCGGACAGGGCTGACACCGGGCCGCCTCGGGACCCGGACTCCCGTCCGCCCGAGGCGGCCCGCAGGTGCCGGCCGCGGCGGGTGGCTCTAGAAGACCACCAGGGCCCGGCCCCCCTTGCCCGCGATCATGTTGTCGAAGGCCGCGGGGATACCGTCCAGGGCGATGTGGTCGGTGACCAGGCCCCCGAGGTCGAGACGGCCCGCGCGTACGTGCTCGGCGAGCACCGGGAGATCGCGGGCCGGGTCGGAGTTGCCGTACACGCAGCCGGCGAGGGTCCTGCCCCAGTGGAAGATCTCCAGGGCGTTGAAGGTGACCTGCTGGTCCTTGCCGCCGATGCCGACGACGGTGGTGCGGCCACCGCGCCGGGTCGACTCCCAGGCGGTCCGGATGGTGACGGCGCGGCCGACGCACTCGACGGCGACGTCGACGCCCTGCTTGCCGGTGAGGGCGCGGATCTCGCGGGCGGTGGTGTCGGAGGCGACGACGTAGTCGGTGGCGCCCGCCTCACGGGCGAGTGACTCCTTCTCGGGCGAGACGTCGACCGCGACGATCTTCGAGGCGCCCGCGATCCGGGCGGCCTGGAGGGCGGCGAGCCCGACCCCGCCGGCCCCGAACACGGCGACGGTCTCGCCGGGCCGGACCTTCGCCGAGTTGTGGACGGCGCCGTATCCGGTGAGGACCGCGCAGCCGAGCAGGGCGGCGTCGGTGAGCGGGATGCCGTCGGGGACGGGCAGGAGGCAGGACACCGGGACGACCGTCTCCTCCGCGAACGCGGCGACGTTCAGGCCGGGGTACAGATCGCTGCCGTCGGAGGCGCGGCGGGCGTACACGGTGCCGGCGCCGGTGAGCGCGTCGGCGCACAGCCACACCTCGCCCAGCGAGCAGGCGTGACAACTCCCGCAGGATGGAGCCCAGTTGAGGACGACACGGGAGCCCGGGGCGACCTGGGTGACACCCTCGCCGACGGCGACGACGGTGCCGGCACCCTCATGGCCGAGCACGGCGGGTACCGGCACCCGCATGGTGCCGTTGGACAGGGACAGATCGGAGTGACAGACCCCGGCGGCGGCGAGTCTCACCCGGACCCGGCCCGGCCCGGGGTCGGGGAGTTCGATCTCGGCGATCTCCAGCGGGGCACCCACGGCGGGAAGGACGGCGGCGCGAACCACGTGAACGCTCCTAGAACTGGAGGGACTTGGTCTGGAGGTACTCGGACAGTCCGTGGGCACCGAGTTCGCGCCCCACGCCCGACTGCTTGTAACCCCCGAAGGGGGCCAGGGGGTTGAAGCGTCCCCCGTTGATGTCGACCTGGCCGGTGTCGAGCCGCCGCGCGAAGGCGACCGCCTCGGACTCCTCGCCCGCCCACACCGCGCCCGCGAGCCCGTAGACGGTGCCGTTGGCGATCCGCAGGGCGTCCTCGGTGTCCTCGTAACGCAGGATCGACAGGACGGGGCCGAAGATCTCCTCCTGGGCGATCGTCATCCGCTCGGTGACGTCGGCGAAGACGGTGGGGCTGACGAAGTAGCCCTGTTCGCGGGGGGATTCGGGGCCGCCCGCGACGAGCCGCGCGCCCTCGGCGACGCCCTTCTCTATGTAACCGCGCACCCGGTCACGCTGCTTGGCGTTGACGACGGGGCCGATGCGGTCGCCGTACTTCGCGGCGGCGGCCGCGGCCAGCTCGACCGCCTCGTCGTAACGCTCGGCGGGGACCAGCATGCGGGTCCACGCGCTGCACGTCTGGCCGGAGTTGGACATCACGTTGGCGACGCCGACGTTCACGGCCTTGGCGAGGTCGGCGCTCGGCAGGATGACGTTCGCGGACTTGCCGCCGAGTTCGAGGGCGACGCGCTTGACCGCGGCGCCCGCGGTCGCGCCGATGCGCCGGCCGACGGCCGTGGAGCCGGTGAAGGAGACGAGGTCGACGTCCGGGTGCTCGGCGAGCGCCTGGCCGGCGACCGGGCCGAGGCCGGTGACGAGGTTGAAGACACCCGCCGGGACGCCCGCCTCGGCCACGGCTTCGGCGAAGAGCTGGGCGGTGAGCGGGGTGTCCTCGGCGGGCTTCAGCACCACCGTGCAGCCCGCGGCGAGCGCGGGGGCGACCTTGGCGACGATCTGGTGCAGCGGGTAATTCCAGGGCGTGATCGCGCCGACGACGCCGACGGGCTCCTGGTAGACGGTCGAGTTGCCGACCTTCTCCTCGAAGGCGTACGTCGCCGCGAGCTCGGCGTAGGAGCCGGCGACCAGCACCGGGACGCCCGCGTGCACCGCCTGGGAGAACGCGAGCGGCGCTCCCAGCTCGGCGGTGACGGTCTCGGCGATCTCGTCCTTGCGGGCGGCCAGCACGTCCCTCAGGGCGGACAGGCGGGCGGCGCGTTCGGCGGGCGGGGTGGCGGCCCAGCCGGGGAACGCGGCACGCGCGGCGCGCACGGCGGTGTCGACGTCCAGGGCCGTGCCCGCCGGGACCTGGCCGATCACCTGCTCGTCGACCGGGTTCACGACCTCGATCGTGTCCCGTCCGGCCGCGGGGCGCCACGCCCCGTCGATGTACATGCCGTCATGTGCCTTCATCGTGTTCCTCCCGGGCGGGGGCAGCGTCGTCCGGACCCTAAACTAGCGATGATAGTTTTGCGGCGCCAGGG includes:
- a CDS encoding RNA ligase (ATP), producing the protein MSTLRVTAEVLTVHEHPNADALELAQVGLYRAVVAKGAYRTGEWALYIPEQSVLPAPLIEELGLTGRLAGSSSDRVRAVRLRGELSQGIVCRPKALADVDLARAAEDGTDFAEFLGIVKWVPPIPPTMNGDVEAAPDLLPWVDIENIQRYPDIFTPGEPVVVTEKLHGSACLLTYLADEGRVHVSSKGFGSKSLALKEDPRNLYWRAVRGHGVAEAAAGIAERLGARRVGIFGEVYGAGVQDLSYGADGRRETIGYAVFDVSAEIDGEVRWLDAQELLAGELPLAPRLYEGPYDVERVLETASGRETVSGRGLHLREGVVIRPGAPAPGGPEGTFVAAERYSPVTGGRAIAKAVSPAYLTRKGGTEYE
- the soxR gene encoding redox-sensitive transcriptional activator SoxR — encoded protein: MPQIPETVHELTVGQLSARSGAAVSALHFYESKGLISSRRTTGNQRRYHRDALRRVAFVRAAQRVGIPLATIREALAELPEERTPTREDWARLSRAWRSELDERIKQLGRLRDHLTDCIGCGCLSLETCVLSNPDDVLGERRAGSRLMVERAGTQPAPAPRERGPAAACEPGPRREPAAGDCR
- a CDS encoding MaoC family dehydratase, with product MAEPRTFATVDELRGAVGEQLGHTDWVEIEQKRIDLFAEATGDHQWIHVDPEKAATGPFGTTIAHGYLTLSLLPLFGPQLISVEGVKMGVNYGTNKVRFPAPVPVGSRLRATGTITAVDDVPGGVQVSLAFTVEREGGDKPVCVAESVSRYYL
- a CDS encoding TetR/AcrR family transcriptional regulator, whose translation is MSAAQETTGGEMQPWSEVTPDAARRLLVAAVEAFAERGYHATTTRDIAGRAGMSPAALYIHYKTKEELLHRISRIGHDKALDIVRTAAEAEGTAAERLSDAVRSFVRWHAGQHTTARVVQYELEALGPDARAEIIALRRQVDAEVRGIIQDGVATGEFDVPDVPGTTVAVLSLCIDVARWFNVEGPRTPDEVGALYADLVRRMVGFKE
- a CDS encoding YiaA/YiaB family inner membrane protein translates to MTETPVKQQNTAAFYGQAVASFSVAMAATALGIFKLQADAWVRGFLAIAVLYLVTSSFTLAKVIRDRQDGGRPGTRVYDPFEKL
- a CDS encoding acyl-CoA dehydrogenase family protein; amino-acid sequence: MNLGLSDEQTAVRQLAKDFVHREITPHVVAWDRAEDVDRSIVKKLGEVGFLGLTIDEEYGGSGGDHLAYCLVTEELGRGDSSVRGIVSVSLGLVAKSIAAWGSEEQKRRWLPGLTSGEYVGCFGLTEPGTGSDAGQLSTRAVRDGDDYVINGSKMFITNGTWADVVLLFARSTDGPGHKGVSAFLVPTDTPGLTRRTIHGKLGLRGQATAELAFEDVRVPASAMLAPEGKGFTVAMSALAKGRMSVAAGCVGIAQAALEAAVTYATEREQFGKTIAHHQLVQELISDIAVDVDAARLLTWRVADLVDRGLPFATESSKAKLFASEAAVRAANNALQVYGGYGYIDEYPVGKLLRDARVMTLYEGTSQIQKLVIGRALTGVSAF
- a CDS encoding TetR/AcrR family transcriptional regulator; its protein translation is MARPRKPLLSTDRIVEAARSLVDAEGLAAVSTRRLAAELGVSGPSLYNHFRTKDQILEAVADSVSAQVELSMFQDGRDWRTALHDWAVSYRAALRDHPNIVPVLARGPGRRPAGLRLADAVFGAMVEAGWPPAQATSIGALMRYFIMGSALGSFAGGFVDDESAYDPDDYPHLGQAHLLAEQQEKIDERAFETGLGALLDGLAVQYARLVREG
- a CDS encoding DMT family transporter, encoding MMNTFPVAPPGRRAQLLAAGAAAVTVGLWASAFVSIRSAGAAYSPGALALGRLLAGALVLGAVCVARGEGLPPRGAWRGIAISGVLWFGFYMVALNWGEQQVDAGTAALVVNIGPILIALLGARLLGDAMPPRLLAGMAVSFAGAVAVGLSMSGGGGSSVLGVVLCLLAAVAYAGGVVAQKPALGRASVLQVTTFGCLVGAVMCLPFAGQLVHDAADAPVSATLNMVYLGVFPTALAFTTWAYALARTSASRMGATTYAVPALVVLMSWLFLDEVPGLLTLAGGVLCLAGVAVSRSRPRRGQASAEPPVPGAAAGPAAVPDAAPAPAPTAAPAPTTAPGTGNRTGQG
- a CDS encoding Zn-dependent alcohol dehydrogenase, producing MVRAAVLPAVGAPLEIAEIELPDPGPGRVRVRLAAAGVCHSDLSLSNGTMRVPVPAVLGHEGAGTVVAVGEGVTQVAPGSRVVLNWAPSCGSCHACSLGEVWLCADALTGAGTVYARRASDGSDLYPGLNVAAFAEETVVPVSCLLPVPDGIPLTDAALLGCAVLTGYGAVHNSAKVRPGETVAVFGAGGVGLAALQAARIAGASKIVAVDVSPEKESLAREAGATDYVVASDTTAREIRALTGKQGVDVAVECVGRAVTIRTAWESTRRGGRTTVVGIGGKDQQVTFNALEIFHWGRTLAGCVYGNSDPARDLPVLAEHVRAGRLDLGGLVTDHIALDGIPAAFDNMIAGKGGRALVVF
- a CDS encoding aldehyde dehydrogenase family protein, whose protein sequence is MKAHDGMYIDGAWRPAAGRDTIEVVNPVDEQVIGQVPAGTALDVDTAVRAARAAFPGWAATPPAERAARLSALRDVLAARKDEIAETVTAELGAPLAFSQAVHAGVPVLVAGSYAELAATYAFEEKVGNSTVYQEPVGVVGAITPWNYPLHQIVAKVAPALAAGCTVVLKPAEDTPLTAQLFAEAVAEAGVPAGVFNLVTGLGPVAGQALAEHPDVDLVSFTGSTAVGRRIGATAGAAVKRVALELGGKSANVILPSADLAKAVNVGVANVMSNSGQTCSAWTRMLVPAERYDEAVELAAAAAAKYGDRIGPVVNAKQRDRVRGYIEKGVAEGARLVAGGPESPREQGYFVSPTVFADVTERMTIAQEEIFGPVLSILRYEDTEDALRIANGTVYGLAGAVWAGEESEAVAFARRLDTGQVDINGGRFNPLAPFGGYKQSGVGRELGAHGLSEYLQTKSLQF